In the genome of Ananas comosus cultivar F153 linkage group 11, ASM154086v1, whole genome shotgun sequence, one region contains:
- the LOC109717098 gene encoding butyrate--CoA ligase AAE11, peroxisomal-like: MGKEKESVSVSKRKRETERNGKLQTAVSGLLIEHESRGNPMPPRGVPEHAEPAVGVTHMCCAPVLFRILLERPGPEAQQQPRRHVEVLTGGVPPPAALLERVERMGFCVTHAYGLTEATGPALACEWRAELDRLPAAERAALKARQGVSALSLADANMKNAETMRSIPHDGRSVGEIVLRGSSIMKGYLKNPAVNAEAFGQGAGWFFTGNVSVVHPDDYVEIRDRSKDVIISGGENISSVEVEAVLYRHPAVAEAAVVAMPHLLWGETPCAFIVPREGPSSANEEVVVAHCRANMPHFMVPKKVVFVDSLPKTATGRYRRTSS; this comes from the exons AtgggaaaagagaaagagagtgtgtCAGTCAGTAAAAGAAAACGTGAGACAGAGAGAAACGGAAAGTTACAAACGGCTGTTAGTGGGCTTTTGATAGAGCACGAATCTCGAGGAAATCCTATG CCACCGAGGGGCGTACCTGAGCACGCTGAGCCTGCTGTTGGCGTCACCCACATGTGCTGCGCCCCCGTCCTTTTCCGGATCCTCCTCGAGAGACCAGGACCCGAGGCGCAGCAGCAGCCGCGGCGTCACGTGGAGGTGCTGACGGGCGGGGTGCCGCCGCCCGCGGCGCTGCTTGAGCGCGTGGAGCGCATGGGGTTCTGCGTCACGCACGCCTACGGGCTGACGGAGGCGACGGGCCCCGCGCTCGCCTGTGAGTGGCGGGCCGAGTTGGACCGCCTGCCGGCGGCCGAGCGCGCCGCGTTGAAGGCCCGACAGGGCGTGAGCGCGTTGTCCCTGGCCGACGCCAACATGAAGAACGCCGAGACCATGCGGAGCATCCCCCACGACGGCAGGTCCGTGGGGGAGATCGTCCTCCGCGGCAGCAGCATCATGAAAGGCTACCTCAAGAACCCCGCGGTGAACGCGGAGGCGTTCGGACAAGGAGCTGGGTGGTTCTTCACGGGCAACGTCAGCGTCGTCCACCCCGACGACTACGTCGAGATCAGGGACCGGTCCAAGGACGTGATCATCAGCGGCGGCGAGAACATCAGCAGCGTCGAG GTCGAGGCCGTGCTATACCGCCACCCGGCTGTGGCCGAGGCTGCCGTCGTCGCCATGCCGCACCTGCTGTGGGGGGAGACGCCGTGCGCCTTCATCGTGCCCAGGGAGGGCCCCAGTTCTGCAAATGAGGAGGTTGTCGTCGCCCACTGCCGGGCCAACATGCCGCATTTCATGGTGCCCAAGAAGGTGGTGTTCGTCGACAGCTTGCCGAAGACCGCCACGGGAAGATACAGAAGAACGAGCTCATGA